Genomic DNA from Candidatus Nanopelagicales bacterium:
CCGCCACCCCAAAGCCGAGCGCACCCAACGCGGCGGCACTGCGGATCAACGTGATCGGGTTGTGCCGATGGGGCATCTTGAAGCTGGCGACGGGCCAGCCCCGCTCGCGGGCGGTGGTCTCCAGATCCTTGTCTGGGTTGAGCGGCCGCGGGTGTCCTGCCGTGCTCAGGAAGGGGACATCTTCGGAACCGTTGCTGTAGGTGTAGGACTGCGTCAGGTCGATGTCGTTCTCGGCGGCGAACTCCTCGACGGCGTCTGCTTTGGCTTGGCCCCACCGCACCGGGCCGGCGAGCAGTCCGGTGAACATACCCGCGTTTACCTCGAGCTCCGTACACAGCACGTTGTCGACCCCGAGGTCCTCGGCCGCGGCCTCGACCTGCGGAGGTGTCGCCGATGAGGCAATCACCACGGTGTGGCCAGCATTTAAGTGGGCATCGATGAGGGTCCGGGAATCTGGGTAGACCATGCTCGCGATTTTGGTCTGGAAGAGGCTGCGGCCGAAGCTCTCGAGGTCTTCGATCGACTTACCTGCCTGTGCTTGGACGGCGATGTCCATGAGGGCCGTCACGTCATGACCACGCCGCTCGACGTTAACCGATTCGATGAGGGTTTGAACAATTTCCTTGGCGTCGATGTCTCGGGTGCGGATTCGCTCGCGAAAGAACGGGGCCGCCGAGAATCCATCGATAAGAGTCCCGTCGAAGTCAAAGAAGGCGCCGATCTGCGGGCCCTGGGGACCGTTCTCGACCTCGTCGACGAGCCATTCGATATCTGCCATCACACTTCCTCTTTCTGTCGAGCCATGT
This window encodes:
- a CDS encoding HAD-IB family hydrolase, with product MADIEWLVDEVENGPQGPQIGAFFDFDGTLIDGFSAAPFFRERIRTRDIDAKEIVQTLIESVNVERRGHDVTALMDIAVQAQAGKSIEDLESFGRSLFQTKIASMVYPDSRTLIDAHLNAGHTVVIASSATPPQVEAAAEDLGVDNVLCTELEVNAGMFTGLLAGPVRWGQAKADAVEEFAAENDIDLTQSYTYSNGSEDVPFLSTAGHPRPLNPDKDLETTARERGWPVASFKMPHRHNPITLIRSAAALGALGFGVAAGATTALLNADRSTGAAVAATVSSELSLAVAGVKLNVVGEQYLWSDRPAVFLFNHQSQLDMILVAALLRRDFTGVAKKQLEHDPVFAPMGYLADVAYIDRTNRDKALEALEPVVAALRNGRSIAIAPEGTRSPTPRLLPFKKGPFHMAMQAGVPVVPIVMRNAGDIMRPHSFVISNGTVDIAVLKPISTKSWTTKNIAKKVDGVRDLYLKTFAHWPAN